A stretch of the Streptomyces sp. WMMB303 genome encodes the following:
- a CDS encoding TetR family transcriptional regulator, which translates to MSSSTPHSQRDLQKARTRRALLDAGLALLEEQSLSSIGLREITRAVGISPAAFYRHFRDVADLGVALVEESLGSLHTVIRAGLTERSDDGERIDHLVGAIARFVREHPEHIRFVVRERHGGVAAVRTAIGAQLDRFAQEVAEVLARDEVSRDWSWEDLRMLGETYVDHMVMTASAFLEAALGEGPPEDVVAGTARRQLRLISLGRRHWTSDPAAPVS; encoded by the coding sequence ATGAGCAGCAGCACCCCTCACTCGCAGCGGGACCTCCAGAAGGCCCGGACCCGCCGCGCACTCCTGGACGCGGGCCTGGCGCTGCTGGAGGAGCAGAGCCTCAGCAGCATCGGACTGCGGGAGATCACCCGTGCCGTGGGCATCTCGCCCGCCGCCTTCTACCGGCACTTCCGCGACGTGGCCGACCTGGGCGTCGCGTTGGTGGAGGAGTCGCTGGGCAGCCTGCACACGGTGATACGGGCCGGGCTGACCGAGCGCAGCGACGACGGCGAGCGCATCGATCACCTCGTCGGCGCCATCGCCCGCTTCGTGCGCGAACACCCCGAGCACATCCGCTTCGTGGTGCGCGAGCGGCACGGCGGAGTGGCCGCCGTGCGGACCGCCATCGGCGCCCAACTCGACCGGTTCGCACAGGAGGTGGCCGAGGTGCTCGCCCGCGACGAGGTCTCCCGGGACTGGAGCTGGGAGGATCTGCGGATGCTGGGCGAGACCTACGTCGACCACATGGTGATGACCGCCTCCGCCTTCCTGGAGGCCGCCCTGGGCGAGGGGCCGCCGGAGGACGTCGTCGCGGGCACCGCGCGCCGCCAGCTGCGCCTCATCAGCCTGGGCCGCCGGCACTGGACCTCCGACCCGGCGGCCCCCGTCTCGTAG
- a CDS encoding DUF4190 domain-containing protein, with the protein MRKGRTRRGDSDDMAVASFVMGLVGLLVFNVVLGPCALVLGGLALARGTTRRGRALLGTALGAADLLVLAVLMTANGTVSWNFTG; encoded by the coding sequence CTGCGCAAGGGGCGCACCCGGAGGGGCGACTCCGACGACATGGCCGTGGCCTCGTTCGTCATGGGCCTGGTCGGACTGCTGGTCTTCAATGTCGTCCTCGGCCCCTGCGCGCTGGTCCTGGGCGGACTGGCCCTGGCCCGCGGCACCACCCGCCGGGGCCGCGCGCTGCTGGGCACCGCCCTCGGCGCCGCCGACCTGCTCGTGCTGGCGGTGCTGATGACCGCGAACGGCACCGTCTCCTGGAACTTCACCGGCTGA
- a CDS encoding isoprenyl transferase: MARRGMLPWSQQREYEAPEPHPSGARPPKIPGELVPNHVAVVMDGNGRWAKQRGLPRTEGHKVGEGVVMDVLKGCIEMGVKNLSLYAFSTENWKRSPEEVRFLMNFNRDVIRRRRDEMDALGIRIRWVGRMPKLWKSVVQELQVAQEQTEDNDAMTLYFCVNYGGRAEIADAARAVAEEVVAGRLDPAKISEKTFAKYLYYGDMPDVDLFLRPSGEQRTSNYLIWQSAYAEMVYQGVLWPDFDRRDLWDACLQYARRDRRFGGARDEQSGSGEQGTAAG, from the coding sequence ATGGCACGCCGCGGAATGCTGCCCTGGTCGCAGCAGCGCGAGTACGAGGCGCCCGAGCCGCACCCCTCTGGTGCCCGGCCGCCCAAGATCCCGGGCGAGCTGGTCCCGAACCATGTGGCCGTCGTCATGGACGGCAACGGCCGGTGGGCCAAGCAGCGGGGGCTGCCACGTACGGAGGGCCACAAGGTCGGTGAGGGCGTCGTCATGGACGTGCTCAAGGGGTGCATCGAGATGGGTGTGAAGAACCTGTCGCTGTACGCCTTCTCGACCGAGAACTGGAAGCGCTCGCCCGAGGAGGTGCGCTTCCTGATGAACTTCAACCGGGACGTGATCCGCCGGCGCCGCGACGAGATGGACGCGCTGGGTATCCGCATCCGCTGGGTGGGCCGGATGCCCAAGCTGTGGAAATCCGTCGTCCAGGAGCTCCAGGTCGCCCAGGAGCAGACCGAGGACAACGACGCGATGACGCTCTACTTCTGCGTCAACTACGGCGGCCGTGCAGAGATCGCGGACGCGGCGCGGGCCGTCGCCGAGGAGGTGGTGGCGGGGCGGCTGGATCCGGCCAAGATCAGCGAGAAGACGTTCGCCAAGTACCTGTACTACGGCGACATGCCGGATGTGGACCTCTTCCTGCGCCCCTCGGGCGAGCAGCGCACCTCCAACTACCTGATCTGGCAGAGCGCCTACGCGGAGATGGTCTACCAGGGCGTGCTGTGGCCGGACTTCGACCGGCGCGACCTGTGGGACGCCTGCCTCCAGTACGCCCGGCGCGACCGCCGGTTCGGCGGCGCGCGGGACGAGCAGAGCGGGAGCGGCGAGCAGGGCACCGCCGCCGGCTGA
- a CDS encoding family 1 glycosylhydrolase, translating to MTSHQPLPVFPDGFLWGVSTSAFQIEGALDEDGRGPSAWDVFVRQQGRIKDGSDASVTTDHYHRWPEDVALLRELGVDAYRFSVSWPRVLPSGAGPVNGPGLDFYDRLVDALCEAGIRPVPTLFHWDTPLALEERGGWLRRDTAQRFADYADTVAARLGDRVAHWITLNEPAELTLLGHGLGAHAPGERLLFDALPVAHHQLLGHGLAVRALRARGVGSIGIANSHGPVRPRTDSAADAAAADLYDTLTNRLFADPLLLGRYPDEGLAALLPGPVDEDLKAISEPLDRYGVNYYQPTLVGAPEPRPAADAGPADAGPADGGFAGVGIPAELPFTLHELPGRERTGFGWAVVPEGLPETLHILRDRYGDRLPPVLVTENGCSYPDRTRDARRIAFHDAHLRALHRGITEGLDVRGYFVWSLLDNFEWAEGCAQRFGLVHVDYPTCERTPKDSFHWLRRALREQRGEQRTGPPAR from the coding sequence ATGACGAGTCATCAGCCGCTGCCGGTCTTCCCCGACGGATTCCTGTGGGGCGTGTCGACCTCCGCCTTCCAGATCGAGGGTGCGCTCGACGAGGACGGGCGCGGCCCCTCCGCCTGGGACGTCTTCGTCCGGCAGCAGGGCCGGATCAAGGACGGCAGCGACGCCTCGGTCACCACCGACCACTACCACCGCTGGCCCGAGGACGTGGCACTGCTGCGCGAGCTCGGCGTCGACGCCTACCGGTTCTCCGTCTCCTGGCCCCGCGTCCTGCCCTCCGGCGCCGGGCCGGTCAACGGGCCCGGACTCGACTTCTACGACCGGCTCGTCGACGCCCTGTGCGAGGCCGGCATCCGGCCCGTACCGACGCTCTTCCACTGGGACACCCCGCTCGCGCTGGAAGAGCGCGGCGGCTGGCTGCGGCGCGACACCGCGCAGCGGTTCGCCGACTACGCCGACACGGTCGCCGCCCGGCTCGGGGACCGTGTCGCGCACTGGATCACCCTGAACGAGCCCGCCGAACTGACGCTGCTGGGCCACGGCCTCGGGGCACACGCGCCCGGCGAGCGGCTGCTGTTCGACGCGCTGCCGGTCGCGCACCATCAACTGCTCGGTCACGGGCTCGCGGTACGGGCGCTGCGGGCGCGCGGCGTGGGCTCCATCGGCATCGCCAACTCGCACGGCCCGGTGCGGCCGCGGACGGACAGCGCGGCGGACGCCGCAGCGGCGGACCTCTACGACACCCTGACCAATCGGCTGTTCGCCGATCCGCTGCTGCTGGGCCGCTATCCGGACGAGGGGCTGGCCGCGCTGCTGCCGGGCCCGGTCGACGAGGACCTGAAGGCCATCAGCGAACCCCTCGACCGGTACGGGGTCAACTACTACCAGCCCACCCTGGTCGGCGCCCCCGAGCCGCGGCCCGCCGCGGACGCCGGGCCCGCGGACGCCGGGCCCGCCGACGGCGGGTTCGCGGGCGTCGGGATTCCCGCCGAACTCCCCTTCACCCTGCACGAGCTGCCGGGGAGGGAGCGCACCGGATTCGGCTGGGCGGTCGTCCCCGAGGGACTGCCGGAGACGCTGCACATCCTCCGGGACCGGTACGGTGACCGGCTGCCCCCGGTCCTGGTCACCGAGAACGGCTGCTCCTACCCGGACCGCACCCGCGACGCGCGCCGCATCGCCTTCCACGACGCCCATCTGCGCGCCCTGCACCGGGGGATCACCGAGGGCCTCGACGTGCGCGGCTACTTCGTCTGGTCGCTGCTGGACAACTTCGAGTGGGCCGAGGGCTGTGCACAGCGCTTCGGCCTGGTCCACGTGGACTACCCGACGTGCGAGCGCACCCCGAAGGACTCCTTCCACTGGCTCCGCCGTGCCCTGCGCGAGCAGCGCGGCGAGCAGCGCACCGGCCCGCCCGCCCGGTGA
- a CDS encoding TerB family tellurite resistance protein translates to MRQRPFRVRLAGVRTSWRTLDDGDFFCPGCGGDRRYRRRTGRRRFVVLNIPLVPRGAAGPVVECVACRGHFGPEALERPTTARLAAMLREAVHSVALAVLAAGGADAPAARETAAETVRAAGFPGCAEEELTALLAAVTAESRQRGGSISLELELHDVLAPLTPHLAVPGRESLLLQGARIALADGMYCSAEREVLASVGRALRIGADDVDRLLLQARTPS, encoded by the coding sequence ATGCGTCAACGACCCTTCCGTGTACGCCTGGCAGGGGTCCGCACGAGCTGGCGCACCCTCGACGACGGCGACTTCTTCTGCCCCGGCTGCGGCGGAGACCGCCGCTACCGCAGGCGCACCGGACGACGCAGATTCGTCGTTCTGAACATTCCGCTGGTCCCGCGCGGCGCGGCCGGGCCCGTCGTCGAATGCGTCGCATGCCGGGGCCACTTCGGCCCCGAAGCGCTCGAGCGGCCCACCACGGCGCGGCTCGCCGCCATGCTGCGCGAGGCCGTGCACAGTGTGGCGCTCGCCGTGCTGGCCGCAGGCGGCGCGGACGCGCCTGCCGCCCGCGAGACGGCCGCGGAGACCGTGCGGGCCGCCGGTTTCCCCGGCTGCGCCGAGGAGGAGCTGACCGCGCTGCTCGCCGCCGTCACCGCGGAGAGCAGGCAACGCGGCGGGAGCATCTCCCTGGAGCTCGAACTGCACGACGTGCTCGCGCCGCTCACCCCGCATCTGGCCGTGCCCGGTCGCGAGTCCCTGCTGCTCCAGGGTGCGCGGATCGCGCTCGCCGACGGCATGTACTGCTCGGCGGAGCGCGAGGTGCTCGCCTCCGTCGGGCGGGCGCTGCGGATCGGTGCCGACGACGTGGACCGGCTGCTGCTCCAGGCCCGCACCCCTTCCTGA
- the leuA gene encoding 2-isopropylmalate synthase — protein sequence MTPQQQDRSARATQAPVGRATPLTAATTRQRPSGMPFHRYGEYEAVDLPDRTWPGNRITAAPRWLSTDLRDGNQALIDPMSPARKREMFDLLVRMGYKEIEVGFPSSGQTDFDFVRSIIEEDAIPEDVTISVLTQAREELIERTVESLKGAHHATVHLYNATAPVFREVVFRGTRDQVRQIAVDGTRLVVEYAEKLLDERTVFGYQYSPEIFTDTELDFALEVCESVMDVWQPEDGREIILNLPATVERSTPSTHADRFEWMGRHLSRREHVCLSVHPHNDRGTAVAAAELAVMAGADRVEGCLFGQGERTGNVDLVTLGMNLFSQGVDPMIDFSQIDEIRRTYEYCNQMEVHPRHPYVGDLVYTAFSGSHQDAIKKGFDAMEARAAEAGRPVGDVEWAVPYLPIDPKDVGRSYEAVIRVNSQSGKGGIAYVLKGEHSLDLPRRMQVEFSRIIQEKTDADGGEVTPAAIWEVFQDEYLPTPGKSWGRIALRGAQTSTTSEGADALTVEAVVDGAPVTLSGTGNGPLAAFFDALHAVDVDVRLLDYVEHTMSEGVGAQAAAYIECAIGGQVLWGVGIDANIVRASIKAAVSAVNRAAR from the coding sequence ATGACACCCCAGCAGCAGGACCGGTCCGCCCGCGCGACGCAGGCCCCAGTCGGCCGCGCCACCCCGCTCACCGCCGCCACCACGCGCCAGCGGCCCTCGGGGATGCCGTTCCACCGGTACGGCGAATACGAAGCCGTCGACCTGCCCGATCGCACCTGGCCCGGCAATCGGATCACCGCGGCGCCCCGCTGGCTCTCGACCGACCTGCGGGACGGCAACCAGGCGCTGATCGACCCGATGTCCCCCGCCCGCAAGCGCGAGATGTTCGACCTGCTGGTGCGGATGGGCTACAAGGAGATCGAGGTCGGCTTCCCCTCCTCGGGCCAGACCGACTTCGACTTCGTGCGCTCCATCATCGAGGAGGACGCGATCCCCGAGGACGTGACGATCTCCGTCCTCACCCAGGCCCGAGAAGAGCTGATCGAGCGGACGGTGGAATCCCTCAAGGGCGCCCACCACGCCACGGTGCACCTGTACAACGCGACGGCCCCGGTCTTCCGCGAGGTCGTCTTCCGCGGCACCCGCGACCAGGTCAGGCAGATCGCCGTGGACGGCACCCGGCTGGTGGTGGAGTACGCCGAGAAGCTGCTGGACGAGCGCACCGTCTTCGGCTACCAGTACAGCCCGGAGATCTTCACCGACACCGAGCTGGACTTCGCGCTGGAGGTCTGCGAGAGCGTCATGGACGTATGGCAGCCCGAGGACGGCCGCGAGATCATCCTCAACCTGCCCGCCACCGTCGAGCGCTCCACCCCCAGCACCCACGCCGACCGCTTCGAGTGGATGGGACGGCACCTCTCCCGCCGCGAGCACGTCTGTCTGTCCGTGCACCCGCACAACGACCGCGGCACCGCCGTGGCCGCCGCCGAGCTGGCCGTGATGGCGGGCGCCGACCGCGTCGAGGGCTGCCTGTTCGGGCAGGGCGAGCGGACCGGGAACGTCGACCTGGTCACCCTGGGGATGAACCTGTTCAGCCAGGGGGTCGACCCGATGATCGACTTCTCGCAGATCGACGAGATCCGGCGCACCTACGAGTACTGCAACCAGATGGAGGTCCACCCGCGCCACCCGTACGTGGGCGACCTGGTCTACACCGCCTTCTCCGGCTCCCACCAGGACGCCATCAAGAAGGGCTTCGACGCCATGGAGGCCCGGGCGGCCGAGGCCGGCCGGCCGGTCGGGGACGTCGAGTGGGCCGTCCCCTACCTGCCCATCGATCCCAAGGACGTGGGCCGCTCCTACGAGGCCGTCATCCGCGTCAACTCGCAGTCCGGCAAGGGCGGTATCGCCTACGTCCTCAAGGGCGAGCACAGCCTGGACCTGCCCCGCCGGATGCAGGTGGAGTTCTCCAGGATCATCCAGGAGAAGACCGACGCGGACGGCGGCGAGGTCACCCCCGCCGCCATCTGGGAGGTCTTCCAGGACGAGTACCTGCCGACCCCCGGGAAGAGCTGGGGCCGCATCGCGCTGCGCGGCGCGCAGACCTCCACCACCAGCGAGGGCGCCGACGCGCTCACGGTGGAGGCCGTCGTCGACGGTGCGCCGGTGACGCTGAGCGGTACCGGCAACGGCCCCCTGGCGGCCTTCTTCGACGCGCTGCACGCCGTCGACGTGGACGTGCGGCTGCTCGACTACGTGGAGCACACCATGAGCGAGGGCGTCGGCGCCCAGGCCGCCGCCTACATCGAGTGCGCCATCGGCGGGCAGGTCCTGTGGGGTGTGGGCATCGACGCGAACATCGTGCGGGCCTCCATCAAGGCCGCCGTCTCGGCGGTGAACCGCGCCGCCAGGTGA
- a CDS encoding M4 family metallopeptidase: MNAPRAHSSQTHPVFCTIVPPHLLDQVSRSSDDLLSRPARRTLEQDATQRTRRQITTVRHGLLAGAPVAPDIDPAERTPQRTISDADNKERLPGEEVRTEGSEPVRDASVNRAYAGLGATFELYLSVYDRYSIDGAGLPLDATVHYGEEYANAFWDGEQMVFGDGDGEIFRDFTLPVDVIGHELTHGVTQYSANLEYYGQSGALNESVSDVFGALIKQHSLGQSAQEADWLIGSGLFTDRVEGAALRSMKAPGTAYDDDVLGKDPQPATMEDYVSTGADNGGVHINSGIPNHAFYRLAVDLGGNAWERAGQIWYDTLTGGSLQPDTDFAAFAAATTEAASARYGDGSDEHEAVRKCWSEVGVTPE; the protein is encoded by the coding sequence ATGAACGCACCTCGCGCGCACTCATCGCAGACCCATCCCGTCTTCTGCACGATCGTGCCTCCGCACCTCCTCGACCAGGTGTCCAGGAGCAGCGACGATCTACTCTCCCGGCCCGCGCGGCGCACTCTGGAGCAGGACGCGACCCAGCGAACCCGACGCCAGATCACTACCGTCCGTCACGGCCTGCTCGCGGGGGCACCGGTCGCCCCGGACATCGACCCCGCAGAACGCACTCCGCAGCGCACCATCTCCGACGCGGACAACAAGGAGCGGCTCCCCGGCGAGGAGGTCCGCACCGAGGGCAGCGAGCCCGTGCGGGACGCCTCGGTCAACCGGGCCTACGCGGGTCTGGGTGCCACCTTCGAGCTCTATCTGAGCGTCTACGACCGCTACTCCATCGACGGCGCCGGGCTCCCCCTGGACGCGACGGTGCACTACGGCGAGGAGTACGCCAACGCCTTCTGGGACGGCGAGCAGATGGTCTTCGGCGACGGCGACGGCGAGATCTTCCGCGACTTCACCCTGCCGGTGGACGTCATCGGGCACGAACTGACCCACGGCGTGACGCAGTACAGCGCCAACCTGGAGTACTACGGCCAGTCCGGGGCGCTCAACGAGTCGGTCTCCGACGTCTTCGGCGCCCTGATCAAGCAGCACAGCCTGGGCCAGAGCGCGCAGGAGGCCGACTGGCTGATCGGCTCCGGGCTGTTCACCGACCGGGTGGAGGGCGCGGCCCTGCGCTCCATGAAAGCGCCCGGTACGGCCTACGACGACGACGTGCTCGGCAAGGACCCGCAGCCGGCCACGATGGAGGACTACGTCTCCACCGGCGCCGACAACGGCGGGGTGCACATCAACTCCGGCATCCCCAACCACGCCTTCTACCGGCTCGCCGTGGACCTGGGCGGCAACGCCTGGGAGCGCGCGGGCCAGATCTGGTACGACACCCTCACGGGAGGTTCGCTGCAACCGGACACGGACTTCGCCGCGTTCGCCGCGGCGACCACCGAGGCGGCCTCGGCCCGCTACGGCGACGGCAGCGACGAGCACGAGGCGGTGCGCAAGTGCTGGTCCGAGGTGGGTGTGACGCCGGAGTGA